A single Vespula vulgaris chromosome 3, iyVesVulg1.1, whole genome shotgun sequence DNA region contains:
- the LOC127062675 gene encoding cytochrome P450 9e2-like: MEIFMTVLTILAIGLALYYFRLRDTSYFKEKGLLHDSPLPIFGNMAPYFFRRKPVYLILADLYNKYSQTKYFGFYDFMSPVIVLRDPEIINSIGIKNFDNFCDHTSFVAENEPLMAKNLFQLRGDTWREMRKILSPTFTSSKMKMMFGLVQECAENFVNHIAIRSEKGWTTEMKDIFTNYTNDVVATTAFGIGIDSIKDPNNDFITLTKTVLNFDSIVSTKLLLGRNFPWLFKTLNIKLFGEKTRIFFRNVIIDSIKTREEKGIIRPDMIQMMMESREKMHISYDDMTAQAFVFFLAGSDSTATFMCFLAHEIAVNNEVQIKLREEIDQSLKITNGQPTYDVIMNLKYLDAVINETLRLYPLTSFVDRYCSKSLELPPAIPGGKSFTLKPGTSVWFLPYSIHRDPKYFPNPEKFDPNRFIDGNIDPFVYFPFGIGPRICIGNRYALMICKVVFFHLLARCELEICSKTSIPIKFSKKSMVMTAENGFWLKINARKSTLPEIIKNGEISNNVERK; the protein is encoded by the coding sequence ATGGAGATTTTTATGACCGTTTTAACGATTCTCGCTATTGGCCTGGCACTTTATTATTTCCGTCTACGTGATACgtcttattttaaagaaaaaggattgcTACACGATTCTCCATTGCCTATATTCGGCAATATGGCaccttatttttttcgacgGAAAcctgtatatttaatattggcagatttatacaataaatattcacAAACAAAGTACTTCGGATTTTACGATTTCATGAGCCCAGTTATTGTACTTCGTGATCCTGAAATAATCAATTCAATTGGGATAAAAAACTTTGATAACTTTTGCGATCATACTAGTTTCGTTGCTGAAAACGAACCCTTAATGGCGAAGAACCTTTTTCAACTGCGTGGTGATACATGGcgtgaaatgagaaaaattttaagtcCTACATTCACCTCGAGCAAGATGAAGATGATGTTTGGATTGGTACAAGAATGTGCTGAAAACTTTGTTAATCATATCGCGATAAGGTCTGAAAAAGGTTGGACAACCGAAATGAAAGACATTTTTACGAACTACACGAACGACGTAGTAGCGACAACTGCTTTTGGTATTGGTATTGATTCTATAAAGGATCCGAATAACGATTTCATTACGCTCACTAAGACGGTTCTAAATTTTGACAGTATCGTTTCTACGAAATTACTTTTGGGTAGAAATTTTCCGTGGTTATTCAAAACGTTGAACATTAAACTATTTGGTGAAAAAACACGTATCTTTTTTCGCAACGTGATCATTGATAGTattaaaacgagagaagagaaaggtatTATTCGACCTGACATGATTCAAATGATGATggaatcgagagagaaaatgcaCATATCTTATGATGATATGACGGCACAAGCTTTCGTGTTTTTCCTTGCCGGATCAGATTCTACTGCAACGTTTATGTGTTTTCTTGCTCACGAAATAGCTGTAAACAATGAAGTTCAAATCAAACTGCGAGAGGAAATCGATCAAAGtctgaaaataacaaatgGTCAACCTACCTATGATGTTATTatgaatttgaaatatttagacGCAGTGATCAATGAAACCTTAAGACTATATCCTTTAACTTCTTTTGTGGATAGATATTGTTCAAAAAGTTTGGAATTACCGCCGGCAATACCTGGAGGAAAATCATTCACGTTAAAACCTGGAACAAGCGTTTGGTTTTTACCTTATTCCATACATCGTGatccaaaatattttccaaatccAGAGAAATTTGATCCAAACAGATTTATTGATGGAAACATTGAtccatttgtttattttccatttgGTATTGGACCAAGGATTTGTATAGGCAATAGATACGCTCTTATGATTTGTAAAGTCGTATTTTTCCATCTCTTAGCTCGTTGTGAACTTGAGATATGTTCTAAGACTTCGATACCAATAAAATTTAGTAAAAAGAGCATGGTCATGACGGCTGAAAATGGTTTTTGGTTGAAAATTAATGCTCGAAAATCCACCCTAccggaaataataaaaaatggtgAAATAAGTAATAACGTTGAACGTAAATAA